In the Sarcophilus harrisii chromosome 3, mSarHar1.11, whole genome shotgun sequence genome, one interval contains:
- the LOC116422684 gene encoding uncharacterized protein LOC116422684, with translation MFHYFKRQTVERSDKVVEEGERKDLQKEKESGNLSGDDQDISSGSMLAIDATMVVSSDPEKNGSEESSEEDFILAPEFVLGHLEHLEEALTCPEVPTAYMTYASDYNSRDDSKGDHSMPPQKQLQKENESAQLSEDNRDISSGSMLAIDAAMVVSSDPEKNGSEESSEEEFILAPEFVPGHLEYLEDALMCPDLPTVYHTYASDYSSSDDSEGDHSNDGYKNHGSSSDQSDNHCHEADGSDVCNNDNVILQKQEMDPGDLHLHILQSKVEYNYTKVVEGNGKSVERKEEQEEEHKESKARSRWKDREDSPSGFTLVDGISMSTLRDPEIGATNEQSFNEDIFDVHDNLLLIPNPALEQSFNEDIFDVHDNLLLIPSPALVERVKPEPYMPDAVHVFAFLAFPVFIEFGNGW, from the exons ATGTTTCACTATTTCAAAAGACAAACTGTAGAAAGAAGTGACAAAGTtgtggaagagggagaaaggaaagacctGCAGAAAGAGAAGGAATCGGGAAACCTCTCTGGAGACGATCAAGACATCTCCTCAGGCTCCATGTTGGCCATAGATGCCACCATGGTAGTTAGTAGTGATCCAGAGAAGAATGGGAGTGAAGAGAGCTCTGAGGAAGATTTCATCTTGGCACCTGAATTTGTCCTGGGACATTTGGAACACTTGGAAGAAGCCCTGACATGTCCTGAAGTCCCAACTGCCTACATGACTTATGCCAGTGACTACAACAGCCGTGATGACAGTAAAGGTGACCATTCTATGCCTCCCCAGAAACAACtgcagaaagaaaatgaatcagcACAGCTATCTGAAGACAATCGAGACATCTCCTCAGGCTCCATGTTGGCCATAGATGCCGCAATGGTAGTTAGTAGCGATCCAGAGAAGAATGGAAGTGAAGAGAGCTCCGAGGAAGAATTCATCTTGGCACCCGAGTTTGTCCCGGGACATTTGGAATATTTGGAAGATGCCTTGATGTGTCCTGACCTCCCAACTGTCTACCACACGTATGCCAGTGACTACAGCAGCAGTGATGACAGTGAAGGTGACCATTCTAATGATGGCTACAAGAACCACGGCAGCAGCAGTGATCAAAGTGACAATCACTGCCATGAGGCTGACGGCAGTGATGTCTGCAACAATGACAATG tCATCCTTCAGAAACAAGAAATGGACCCTGGTGACTTGCATCTTCACATCCTCCAGAGTAAGGTAGAATACAACTACACAAAGGTggttgaaggaaatggaaaatctgtagaaaggaaagaggagcaGGAAGAAGAGCACAAAGAGTCCAAAGCAAGAAGTCGATGGAAAGATCGGGAAGATTCACCCTCAGGCTTCACTTTGGTTGATGGCATCTCCATGTCTACTTTAAGAGACCCAGAAATAGGTGCTACAAATGAACAGAGTTTTAATGAAGACATCTTTGACGTTCATGATAATCTTCTCTTAATTCCCAATCCGGCTCTTGAACAGAGTTTTAATGAAGACATCTTTGACGTTCATGATAATCTTCTCTTAATTCCCAGTCCGGCTCTTGTTGAAAGAGTGAAACCTGAGCCCTATATGCCAGATGCTGTCCATGTTTTTGCTTTCCTTGCTTTCCCTGTTTTCATAGAGTTTGGAAATGGCTGGTGa